From one Candidatus Zixiibacteriota bacterium genomic stretch:
- a CDS encoding trypsin-like peptidase domain-containing protein — MGEHPFSSHPHQSRRTTRKQALSIGAVAVACVVFGVILASQIDLTPRTVADVPLNIGQTGAYPVVERDGQMESPFVAVVERVQDAVVNISARTRDNDVPWYFHGRGYGASSGSGFFFRDDGYILTNNHVIEDAVEVVVRTSTGYEYDATVVGTDRETDLAVLKVEPEEGVTAIPFGDSEDLKVGDWAIAIGNPFPQQGLDRTVTVGVISAKGRTNLRFGADTPRYQNYIQTDASINPGNSGGPLLNLRGECIGVNAAISSPTGSSVGIGFAIPINLARAIVPDLIASGRATRGWLGVWLSDLTEREAKRQGLQAVHGVRIDSVFANSPAEVAGIREGDVVVKFNDKEVINTNQFSVLVSTVRAGQSVPIDVMRDGESRRLRTTVVDRDQFLASIQTSPTPQQDVPTTEWLGMALVSFTPQMARDIGIQHVEGLYVIRVFPGTAADRASITEGTIILQVNNEPVSTLAEIREQAGQLERSRTHIPLIVQEPDGSIARKVIRP; from the coding sequence TTGGGCGAGCACCCCTTTTCTTCACATCCGCACCAATCCCGCCGCACCACCCGAAAACAGGCGCTGTCGATCGGCGCGGTCGCGGTCGCGTGTGTCGTGTTCGGCGTGATTCTGGCCTCCCAGATCGATTTGACGCCACGTACCGTGGCCGATGTGCCGCTCAATATCGGGCAAACCGGCGCGTACCCGGTGGTCGAACGGGACGGTCAGATGGAATCACCGTTCGTCGCCGTCGTCGAACGCGTGCAGGACGCCGTGGTCAATATTTCGGCCCGCACCCGTGACAATGACGTCCCCTGGTACTTCCACGGCCGTGGATACGGGGCCTCGTCCGGTTCGGGGTTTTTCTTTCGCGATGACGGCTATATCCTGACCAACAATCATGTCATCGAGGACGCGGTGGAAGTTGTCGTGCGAACGTCGACCGGCTACGAGTACGACGCGACCGTCGTCGGTACCGACCGCGAAACCGATCTCGCTGTACTGAAAGTGGAGCCGGAGGAAGGCGTCACGGCTATTCCGTTCGGAGATTCCGAGGACTTGAAAGTGGGTGACTGGGCGATTGCGATCGGCAATCCGTTCCCCCAACAGGGACTCGACCGGACCGTCACGGTCGGCGTCATATCCGCCAAGGGACGCACCAACCTCCGGTTCGGCGCGGATACGCCGCGATACCAGAATTATATCCAGACCGATGCGTCGATCAATCCCGGCAACTCCGGCGGGCCGCTGCTGAACCTTCGCGGCGAGTGTATCGGTGTCAATGCGGCCATTTCGTCGCCGACGGGGTCCTCAGTCGGGATCGGATTTGCAATCCCGATCAATCTCGCTCGGGCAATCGTGCCGGATCTTATTGCAAGCGGCCGGGCAACCCGCGGCTGGCTGGGCGTCTGGTTGTCGGATCTGACCGAGCGTGAGGCCAAGCGTCAGGGACTGCAGGCCGTGCACGGCGTCCGGATCGACTCCGTCTTCGCGAATTCACCTGCCGAAGTTGCCGGTATCCGCGAAGGTGACGTGGTCGTCAAGTTTAATGATAAGGAAGTGATCAATACCAACCAGTTTTCCGTGCTGGTATCCACCGTGAGGGCCGGGCAGTCGGTACCGATCGATGTCATGCGCGACGGGGAGTCGCGCCGGCTTCGCACCACCGTCGTCGATCGAGACCAGTTCCTGGCATCCATTCAAACATCGCCGACTCCTCAGCAGGACGTTCCCACGACGGAGTGGCTGGGGATGGCGCTCGTGTCTTTTACTCCGCAGATGGCCCGCGATATCGGGATTCAGCATGTGGAGGGGTTGTATGTCATCCGGGTGTTTCCCGGAACGGCAGCTGATCGGGCCTCGATCACCGAGGGCACGATCATCCTGCAGGTAAATAATGAGCCGGTATCGACGCTGGCCGAAATCCGGGAACAGGCGGGTCAGCTGGAACGTTCCCGTACCCACATACCGTTAATCGTACAGGAGCCTGACGGCTCGATAGCGCGCAAAGTTATCCGTCCGTAG